In Sphingobium sp. B2D3C, a genomic segment contains:
- a CDS encoding class I SAM-dependent methyltransferase: protein MITMQRVRKAAGKHLSRAELAVRSAFGAARDRHCPACRRDVVGFFRYGDEAEWGCLDCGASPRERLMHHLLDEGVITLPAWSAVLHCAPGEASLIERFRAHAGDYVPADIDPSRYAVPGVQHLDLMAMTEESRYDRIYASHVMEHVPDDAVVLRNVLRALKPGGEAWLLVPLWDRPSEDGPPDLSGRERERRFGQWDHVRQYGRDFAERIRAAGFEVDLIDAASRPPEAVRREALADTLFRARRPA, encoded by the coding sequence ATGATCACCATGCAACGCGTGCGCAAGGCCGCAGGTAAGCATCTCTCGAGAGCCGAACTGGCCGTGCGGTCAGCCTTCGGCGCAGCGCGTGACCGGCATTGCCCGGCCTGCCGGCGCGATGTGGTGGGCTTCTTCCGCTACGGCGATGAAGCGGAGTGGGGATGCCTCGATTGCGGCGCATCGCCACGCGAACGGCTGATGCATCATCTCCTTGATGAAGGTGTCATCACCCTGCCGGCATGGAGCGCGGTGCTGCATTGCGCGCCGGGCGAGGCGAGCCTGATTGAGCGGTTCCGCGCCCATGCGGGCGATTATGTGCCCGCCGATATCGACCCCTCACGCTATGCCGTCCCCGGCGTCCAGCACCTGGACCTGATGGCGATGACCGAGGAGTCGCGCTACGACCGCATTTATGCCAGCCATGTGATGGAGCATGTGCCGGACGACGCGGTGGTGCTGCGCAATGTGCTGCGCGCGCTCAAGCCCGGCGGCGAGGCCTGGCTGCTCGTGCCGCTATGGGATCGCCCCAGCGAGGATGGCCCGCCGGATCTCTCTGGCCGCGAGCGGGAGCGGCGCTTCGGCCAGTGGGATCATGTCCGCCAATATGGCCGCGACTTTGCCGAGCGCATCCGCGCGGCCGGGTTCGAGGTGGACCTGATCGATGCCGCGTCCCGCCCGCCCGAAGCGGTGAGGCGGGAGGCGCTGGCCGACACGCTGTTCCGCGCCCGCCGACCGGCATGA
- a CDS encoding FkbM family methyltransferase, giving the protein MRRYRRELRDRWLAVRLGLVGRQHQYGEIVSLRRLIAHFGIDCVIDVGANAGQYATMLRKDVGFRGTILSFEPHPEVCAKLVEIAGKDARWHVHNIALSDRDGEATFHLMAADQFSSLNAPQDGLEQIFAERNKVTRTVHVPCARLDTLLPDLEPARDAKAILLKMDTQGHDAQVWSGASAVAARITAAQTELSVRPLYDGATDYRTMIALLERGGFVPNAVFANNKGHFPLLVEMDGLFIRADLAREGNVPIV; this is encoded by the coding sequence CTGCGCCGCTACCGCCGCGAACTGCGCGACCGCTGGCTGGCCGTGCGGCTGGGCCTTGTCGGCCGCCAGCATCAATATGGCGAGATCGTCTCGCTGCGCCGGCTCATTGCGCATTTCGGCATCGATTGCGTGATCGATGTCGGCGCCAATGCCGGGCAATATGCCACCATGTTGCGCAAGGATGTCGGCTTTCGCGGCACGATCCTCTCGTTCGAGCCGCACCCCGAGGTTTGCGCGAAGCTGGTGGAGATCGCCGGCAAGGATGCACGGTGGCACGTCCACAATATCGCCCTGTCGGATCGGGATGGCGAGGCGACCTTCCACCTGATGGCGGCCGACCAGTTCAGCTCGCTCAATGCCCCTCAGGATGGCCTTGAGCAGATTTTCGCCGAGCGCAATAAGGTCACGCGCACCGTGCATGTGCCCTGCGCCCGGCTCGATACGCTGCTGCCCGATCTGGAGCCGGCGCGCGATGCTAAGGCGATTCTGCTCAAGATGGATACGCAGGGGCATGACGCGCAGGTCTGGTCCGGGGCCAGCGCGGTCGCCGCGCGCATCACCGCCGCGCAGACCGAATTGTCGGTGCGCCCGCTCTACGATGGCGCGACCGACTATCGCACGATGATCGCGCTTCTGGAGCGCGGTGGCTTCGTGCCCAATGCGGTGTTCGCCAACAACAAGGGCCATTTCCCGCTGCTGGTGGAAATGGACGGCCTGTTCATTCGCGCAGATCTGGCGCGTGAGGGCAATGTCCCGATCGTCTGA
- a CDS encoding glycosyltransferase family 4 protein — translation MKISMIDPSLFTPRYDDGLCEALAARGNDVTLIGRPMRETDAIVPKRYRYEPRFFRIGERLRPVLGDGRAGQIAKAADYALDARLRRLGSLAGDVAHFQWLPLAMVDKILLDRLAGRTALVHTVHNARPFHGEDRSGVQGRGYEALLRQFDLLIVHGDQTRETLLKQGIDPADIALVPHPPMTLREATAEDLAAVPRGTVPRILFFGTIRPYKGLDLLVQACLDLWRDGLVFELAIAGKPFMPVEAFLQAIHGGGFSERLVTDLGFLTEHRLDAHLRAADILAFPYREIDSSGAFLSALRYGAAMVTSDAGMFGDLPDAVATRFPAGNAPALAVALRQLIVDARRRQEAGEAARAHGQVMTGWDVAAAQTQEAYQIARERFAARTGRSTAESAA, via the coding sequence GTGAAGATTTCGATGATCGATCCCTCGCTGTTCACGCCGCGCTATGATGATGGGCTGTGCGAGGCGTTGGCCGCGCGCGGCAATGACGTAACGCTGATCGGTCGGCCAATGCGCGAAACCGATGCCATCGTGCCCAAGCGCTACCGCTATGAGCCCCGCTTCTTCCGCATCGGCGAGCGGCTGCGGCCGGTGCTGGGCGATGGCCGGGCCGGGCAGATCGCCAAGGCCGCCGATTATGCGCTGGATGCCCGGCTCCGCCGCCTCGGCTCCCTGGCAGGCGATGTGGCCCATTTCCAGTGGCTGCCGCTCGCCATGGTGGACAAGATCCTGCTCGATCGGCTGGCGGGGCGGACAGCGCTGGTCCACACCGTCCACAATGCGCGCCCGTTTCATGGCGAGGATCGCTCGGGCGTGCAGGGGCGCGGCTATGAGGCGTTGCTGCGGCAGTTCGATCTGCTGATCGTCCATGGCGATCAGACGCGCGAGACGCTGCTCAAGCAGGGGATCGACCCTGCCGACATCGCGCTGGTGCCGCATCCGCCGATGACCTTGCGGGAGGCGACGGCGGAAGACCTTGCTGCCGTCCCGCGCGGAACCGTGCCGCGGATCCTCTTCTTCGGCACGATTCGACCCTATAAGGGGCTGGATTTGCTGGTGCAGGCCTGTCTCGATCTCTGGCGGGACGGGCTCGTCTTCGAGCTGGCGATTGCCGGCAAGCCGTTCATGCCGGTCGAGGCGTTTCTGCAGGCCATTCATGGCGGCGGCTTTAGCGAGCGGCTGGTGACCGATCTCGGCTTCCTCACCGAGCATCGGCTCGATGCGCATCTGCGTGCGGCGGACATTCTGGCTTTTCCCTATCGCGAGATCGATTCGAGCGGTGCCTTCCTCTCCGCGCTGCGCTATGGCGCCGCCATGGTGACCAGCGATGCCGGCATGTTCGGCGATCTTCCCGATGCCGTGGCGACGCGCTTTCCGGCGGGCAATGCCCCGGCGCTGGCCGTGGCCCTGCGCCAGCTCATCGTCGATGCGCGCCGTCGGCAGGAAGCGGGCGAGGCCGCGCGCGCTCATGGTCAGGTGATGACCGGATGGGATGTCGCCGCCGCGCAGACGCAAGAGGCCTACCAGATCGCGCGTGAGCGCTTCGCGGCCAGAACCGGCCGCTCGACCGCGGAGAGCGCGGCATGA
- the bioB gene encoding biotin synthase BioB, with amino-acid sequence MTQLSSAAAPVTTAPRTDWTREEIAALFDLPFMDLLYEAQGVHRANHPRNEVQLSTLLSIKTGGCPEDCGYCNQSVHAETGLKATKLMDVRAVLQSAAQAKDAGSGRFCMGAAWRNPKDRDMPALIEMVKGVREMGMETCMTLGMLTPGQAQMLAEAGLDYYNHNIDTAPEKYGEVITTRSFADRIETLEAVRSAGINVCCGGIVGMGETREDRIGFIHALATMPHPESVPINALVPVKGTVLGDMLADTPLAKIDEIEFVRTVAVARLAMPQAMVRLSAGRESMSEACQALCFMAGANSIFTGDKLLTTPNAGDDRDGALLAKLGIVAMQAASHGHLEEAAE; translated from the coding sequence ATGACACAGCTTTCATCCGCAGCCGCGCCGGTGACCACCGCCCCCCGCACCGACTGGACGCGCGAGGAAATCGCCGCGCTGTTCGATCTGCCGTTCATGGATCTGCTCTATGAGGCGCAGGGCGTGCATCGGGCCAATCATCCGCGCAACGAGGTGCAGCTCTCGACGCTGCTCTCGATCAAGACCGGCGGCTGCCCTGAGGATTGCGGCTATTGCAACCAGTCCGTCCATGCAGAGACGGGCCTCAAGGCCACCAAGCTGATGGACGTGCGCGCCGTGCTGCAATCCGCCGCGCAGGCCAAGGATGCCGGCTCGGGCCGCTTCTGCATGGGGGCAGCCTGGCGCAACCCCAAGGACCGCGACATGCCCGCCCTCATCGAGATGGTAAAGGGCGTGCGCGAGATGGGCATGGAAACTTGCATGACGCTGGGGATGCTGACGCCCGGTCAGGCGCAGATGCTCGCCGAGGCAGGGCTGGATTATTACAATCACAACATCGACACCGCGCCGGAAAAATATGGCGAGGTGATCACGACGCGCAGCTTTGCCGACCGGATCGAGACGCTGGAAGCCGTGCGCTCTGCCGGGATCAACGTTTGCTGCGGCGGCATTGTGGGCATGGGCGAGACGCGAGAGGATCGCATCGGCTTCATCCACGCGCTGGCGACGATGCCGCATCCGGAGAGCGTGCCGATCAACGCGCTGGTCCCCGTGAAGGGCACCGTGCTCGGCGACATGCTCGCCGATACGCCGCTCGCCAAGATCGATGAGATCGAATTCGTCCGCACTGTGGCGGTGGCGCGGCTCGCCATGCCGCAGGCGATGGTCCGCCTTTCAGCGGGGCGGGAGAGCATGAGCGAGGCCTGTCAGGCGCTCTGCTTCATGGCTGGGGCCAACAGCATCTTCACCGGAGACAAGTTGCTCACCACACCCAATGCCGGCGACGACAGGGATGGCGCGCTGCTCGCAAAGCTCGGCATCGTGGCGATGCAGGCTGCGTCGCATGGTCATCTGGAAGAGGCCGCCGAATAA
- a CDS encoding exopolysaccharide biosynthesis polyprenyl glycosylphosphotransferase yields the protein MAAKPAQSKEAARLRLYLLSIMLDMLVLGLAFALANLLVLGSLIGEPGKPHGLVMAAMIVPVYVLIAVHGGVYGIRMIGNRRASAAKAVWSLAQAVMLTLFIIYLGKIAEQLSRLTFMVGLALSGGGLIAVRPLIDRLAIWLVGTVPHITVLLVDGVEIETPRDAWRVDAQAIGFDPTARDAKMAERLADGVGGAERVVVACPAERIADWRIALTSLSAKGEILVPEMRQFVPAKVSAFADHPTLVVAGGPLLFRDRLLKRLFDLAVCVPAILALSPILIFGALAVKLSGPGPVFFRQQRLGRDARPFMILKFRTMHMALSDLKADKLTEKDDPRVTRIGAFLRRTSIDELPQLFNVLKGDMSIVGPRPHAPAAKAAQSLYWEVDERYWARHCIKPGMTGLAQVRGHRGPTDRHEDLINRLQSDLEYVTNWSIWRDLRIIVATLRVLAHDNAF from the coding sequence ATGGCAGCCAAACCAGCGCAGTCGAAGGAAGCAGCACGCCTGCGCCTCTATCTGCTGAGCATCATGCTCGACATGCTGGTGCTCGGGCTGGCCTTTGCCTTAGCCAATCTGCTGGTACTGGGGTCCCTCATCGGCGAGCCGGGCAAGCCGCATGGCTTGGTGATGGCCGCGATGATCGTGCCGGTCTACGTGCTCATTGCCGTGCATGGCGGCGTCTACGGGATAAGGATGATCGGCAATCGTCGGGCGAGCGCCGCCAAGGCGGTATGGTCGCTGGCGCAAGCGGTGATGTTGACCCTGTTCATCATCTACCTCGGTAAGATCGCCGAGCAATTGTCGCGTCTCACCTTCATGGTCGGCCTCGCTTTGTCTGGTGGCGGGCTGATCGCGGTGCGTCCGCTGATCGACAGGCTGGCGATCTGGCTGGTCGGCACGGTGCCGCACATCACGGTGCTGCTGGTCGATGGGGTCGAGATCGAAACGCCGCGCGATGCCTGGCGGGTGGATGCGCAGGCGATAGGCTTCGATCCCACAGCGCGGGATGCCAAAATGGCCGAGCGCCTCGCCGATGGTGTCGGCGGCGCCGAGCGCGTGGTCGTCGCGTGCCCCGCCGAGCGGATCGCGGACTGGCGCATCGCGCTCACTTCCCTCTCCGCCAAGGGGGAAATCCTGGTGCCGGAAATGCGCCAGTTCGTGCCCGCGAAAGTGAGCGCCTTTGCCGATCATCCGACGCTGGTGGTGGCCGGCGGCCCCTTGCTGTTCCGCGACCGGCTGTTGAAGCGCCTGTTCGATCTGGCGGTTTGCGTGCCGGCGATCCTGGCGCTCTCGCCGATCCTCATTTTCGGCGCGCTGGCGGTGAAGCTCTCGGGACCGGGGCCGGTGTTCTTCCGCCAGCAGCGGCTGGGGCGCGATGCGCGGCCGTTCATGATCCTCAAGTTCCGCACCATGCATATGGCGCTGAGCGACCTCAAGGCGGACAAGCTCACCGAAAAGGACGATCCGCGCGTGACCCGCATCGGCGCCTTTCTGCGGCGCACGAGTATCGATGAACTGCCGCAGCTTTTCAATGTGTTGAAAGGCGATATGAGCATCGTCGGTCCACGCCCGCATGCCCCGGCGGCGAAGGCGGCGCAGAGCCTCTATTGGGAGGTCGATGAGCGCTATTGGGCGCGACATTGCATCAAACCGGGCATGACCGGTCTGGCGCAGGTGCGTGGCCATCGCGGCCCGACCGACCGGCATGAGGATCTCATCAACCGGCTCCAGTCCGATCTTGAATATGTGACCAACTGGTCGATCTGGCGGGACTTGCGGATAATTGTCGCGACGCTGCGGGTGCTGGCGCATGACAATGCATTCTGA
- a CDS encoding MFS transporter: protein MSRSSDPAHGRPLALATALVAGGLLSLALSWGTWMWHLRGQYGRTISEYLFARQDMWMLDAQAFGLLVAGFIVGLRARGGRLADQHASGGTFAGRALVPVGILIIVLLAWLGRTWVFHGYSVSRDEVMVELTAGALAHGMIGWPIPEAWNAVRHAMQPEFYSPYGSDTHWTSIYLPVHAAIRSLFQRVGLADLAAPLTLGAGLVALWHITRHLNPDRRDAALVTMVMALTSAQLLVTAMTPYAMTSHFAFNMIWLALVLRGGALGHGLAALVAVLAAGLHQWHFPLLFIAPFILWMAANRRWRPALFHICVALALMVIWARLWPMALAELVGPAPPSDVHRTNSIVDKLISLFGRLDNLQPLLNISRLMAWNNLLLLPLAGLAVFGVRWRSVWRDVPVTVPLLLGVVAGLGLALYQGYGWGFRYMHGQIGALCLLAGLGWRAVVPRDARHGRVLLVAGALFALLGTLWQARDTERYVRGYAKTMAAIRASDADVVLVDIRGGYFMTDLVRFGADGAPGKPAVMALQMLKGADLAALCARYDVAVMDFRQFQPLGVYPLSPIFKGYDGIVARRAYLQRIGCDRPVIASPAG from the coding sequence ATGTCCCGATCGTCTGATCCGGCGCACGGGCGCCCGCTGGCTCTCGCAACGGCGCTGGTGGCGGGCGGACTGCTGTCCCTCGCGCTCAGCTGGGGCACCTGGATGTGGCATTTGCGCGGCCAGTATGGCCGGACCATTTCCGAATATCTGTTCGCCCGGCAGGATATGTGGATGCTGGACGCGCAGGCGTTTGGCCTTTTGGTCGCGGGTTTTATCGTCGGCCTCCGGGCGCGGGGCGGTCGGCTGGCTGACCAGCACGCAAGTGGCGGCACCTTCGCCGGGAGGGCGCTGGTTCCCGTCGGCATCCTCATCATTGTCCTGCTCGCCTGGCTAGGGCGAACCTGGGTCTTCCATGGCTACAGCGTTTCGCGCGATGAGGTGATGGTCGAGCTGACGGCGGGCGCGCTCGCCCATGGCATGATCGGCTGGCCGATTCCCGAAGCCTGGAACGCCGTCCGCCATGCGATGCAGCCGGAATTCTACAGTCCCTACGGTTCGGATACGCATTGGACCTCGATCTATCTGCCGGTCCATGCCGCAATCCGCAGCCTGTTTCAGCGGGTCGGGCTGGCTGATCTCGCCGCCCCGCTGACCCTCGGCGCGGGCCTCGTCGCGCTCTGGCATATCACGCGGCACCTCAACCCGGATCGGCGCGATGCTGCGCTGGTGACGATGGTTATGGCGCTCACCTCCGCGCAATTGCTCGTCACCGCCATGACGCCTTATGCGATGACGAGCCATTTCGCGTTCAACATGATCTGGCTGGCGCTGGTGTTGCGTGGCGGGGCGCTGGGGCATGGACTGGCGGCATTGGTCGCAGTTCTGGCCGCGGGGCTGCATCAGTGGCACTTCCCGCTGCTGTTTATCGCGCCGTTCATCCTGTGGATGGCGGCCAATCGCCGCTGGCGTCCGGCGCTGTTCCATATCTGTGTCGCGCTCGCTCTGATGGTGATCTGGGCCCGGCTCTGGCCGATGGCGCTGGCCGAGCTGGTCGGCCCGGCACCGCCAAGCGATGTCCACCGCACCAACAGCATCGTCGACAAGCTGATCAGCCTCTTCGGTCGGCTCGATAATCTCCAGCCGCTGCTGAACATTTCGCGGCTGATGGCCTGGAACAATCTGCTGCTCCTGCCGCTCGCCGGCTTGGCAGTGTTCGGCGTGCGCTGGCGGAGTGTGTGGCGTGACGTGCCGGTGACTGTACCGCTGCTGCTGGGCGTGGTCGCCGGGCTGGGGCTGGCGCTCTATCAGGGCTATGGCTGGGGCTTCCGATACATGCACGGGCAGATCGGTGCGCTCTGCCTCCTCGCCGGGCTGGGCTGGCGCGCTGTCGTGCCGCGCGATGCGCGCCATGGCCGGGTGCTGCTGGTGGCCGGTGCTCTGTTCGCGCTGCTGGGCACGCTATGGCAGGCGCGCGATACGGAGCGCTATGTGCGGGGCTATGCCAAGACCATGGCGGCCATTCGCGCGTCCGATGCCGATGTGGTGCTGGTCGATATTCGCGGTGGCTATTTCATGACCGACCTTGTGCGCTTCGGTGCAGATGGCGCGCCCGGCAAGCCGGCAGTGATGGCGCTGCAAATGCTGAAGGGCGCCGATCTGGCGGCCCTGTGCGCACGCTATGATGTGGCGGTGATGGATTTTCGGCAGTTCCAGCCGCTCGGCGTCTATCCGCTCTCGCCGATCTTCAAGGGTTATGACGGGATCGTGGCGCGCCGCGCCTATCTCCAGCGCATCGGCTGTGACCGGCCGGTGATCGCGTCACCGGCCGGATAG
- a CDS encoding CDP-alcohol phosphatidyltransferase family protein, whose protein sequence is MQHSPNRPAPAVNRIQNNLLAAPERRLLNWLCSIMPRWVTPDMLTTLGVVGGLATFVGYAGSSFGDQWLWLAMAGYVMQWFGDSLDGSLARYRHIERPSYGYFIDHSCDGIVTLLILGGMGFSPYVRVDVAMFAVVGYLLLSIHAYLAARVMGEFKLSYGIAGPTELRFVLIGMTIGMMLTDPTKAPAISPFDMIVGGVGVIFVVLFVSQTLVAGRQLSRSDNARRG, encoded by the coding sequence ATGCAGCATAGCCCCAACAGACCAGCGCCAGCCGTGAACAGGATCCAAAACAACCTGCTTGCGGCGCCGGAGAGACGTCTGCTGAACTGGCTGTGCAGCATCATGCCCCGCTGGGTCACGCCCGATATGCTCACGACGTTGGGCGTGGTGGGCGGGCTTGCCACCTTCGTCGGTTATGCCGGCAGCAGCTTTGGCGACCAATGGCTGTGGCTGGCGATGGCCGGCTATGTGATGCAGTGGTTCGGCGACTCGCTGGATGGCAGCCTCGCCCGCTATCGCCACATTGAGCGGCCATCCTACGGTTACTTCATCGACCATAGCTGCGACGGCATCGTTACCTTGCTCATTCTGGGCGGCATGGGGTTCAGCCCCTATGTCCGGGTGGACGTCGCGATGTTCGCGGTCGTCGGCTATCTGCTGCTCTCCATCCACGCCTATCTCGCGGCTCGGGTGATGGGCGAATTCAAGCTCTCCTATGGCATAGCCGGGCCGACGGAGCTGCGCTTCGTGCTGATCGGCATGACCATCGGCATGATGCTCACCGACCCCACCAAAGCGCCGGCCATCTCGCCATTCGACATGATCGTTGGCGGCGTGGGCGTGATCTTCGTGGTGCTGTTCGTCAGCCAGACGCTCGTTGCGGGCCGTCAACTGTCCCGGTCGGACAACGCCCGGCGCGGCTAA
- a CDS encoding glycosyltransferase: MTPVDVILALVIVLCAVLLVWPFLIYPLILRMLPTKPVQQAGAAAPPTVSLLFCAYNEAASLPTKIENLRALKARHPGLQILAFDDGSGDGTGDLLGQAQDVLTLLRGPGRSGKAHGMKQLAAMATGEILVFTDANVLLDANAIDALLPYYADPQVGGVLGSLHYDGADRSASASVGALYWRLEEHLKDIESRTGNVMGADGSIFSIRRALYPDFPDSVLDDLTVSMAVVFAGRRLIKAKDVIAREAMVAQRADEYRRKVRIAARSWHTHRHLRPGLRRMRRLDRFKYGSRKIVRWFGGLWIGLAVVAALALAWRITPVAAVALVAAGLVLAMLGAMARRGPLAAIFDLLLAYMATLKGVLLAMRGQTFTLWTPAKSRD, translated from the coding sequence ATGACGCCCGTCGATGTGATCCTCGCCCTCGTCATCGTGCTATGTGCGGTGTTGCTGGTCTGGCCGTTCCTGATCTATCCGCTCATTCTGCGAATGCTGCCGACCAAGCCGGTCCAGCAAGCGGGTGCAGCGGCCCCGCCCACCGTCTCGCTGCTCTTCTGCGCTTATAACGAGGCCGCATCGCTGCCCACGAAGATCGAGAATCTGCGTGCGCTTAAGGCGCGGCATCCGGGTTTACAGATCCTCGCCTTCGACGATGGCTCCGGTGATGGCACAGGCGACCTGCTGGGCCAGGCTCAGGACGTCCTGACCCTGCTGCGCGGTCCGGGCCGCAGCGGCAAGGCGCACGGGATGAAGCAACTCGCGGCCATGGCCACGGGCGAGATTCTCGTCTTTACCGACGCCAACGTGCTGCTCGACGCAAACGCTATCGATGCGCTACTGCCATATTATGCCGATCCGCAGGTCGGCGGCGTGCTCGGCTCGCTGCATTATGATGGCGCGGATCGCAGCGCTTCGGCGTCGGTGGGCGCGCTCTACTGGCGGCTCGAGGAGCATCTCAAGGATATCGAGTCGCGCACCGGCAATGTGATGGGGGCGGACGGATCGATCTTCTCGATCCGGCGCGCGCTGTATCCCGATTTCCCCGATAGCGTGCTGGACGATCTCACCGTCTCCATGGCCGTTGTCTTTGCCGGTCGGCGACTCATCAAGGCAAAGGACGTGATCGCCCGTGAGGCGATGGTGGCGCAGCGCGCCGACGAGTACCGCCGCAAGGTACGCATCGCCGCCCGCAGCTGGCACACGCACCGGCATTTGCGGCCGGGATTGCGGCGGATGAGACGGCTCGACCGGTTCAAATATGGCTCGCGCAAGATCGTGCGATGGTTCGGGGGCCTGTGGATCGGGCTGGCGGTTGTGGCGGCGCTGGCGCTCGCCTGGCGGATCACGCCGGTTGCAGCGGTCGCGCTGGTCGCGGCCGGGCTGGTGCTGGCGATGCTGGGCGCGATGGCGCGGCGCGGGCCGCTCGCGGCGATATTCGACCTGTTGCTGGCCTATATGGCGACTTTGAAGGGCGTGCTGCTCGCCATGCGCGGGCAGACCTTCACGCTATGGACCCCCGCCAAGTCCCGCGACTGA